From a single Sus scrofa isolate TJ Tabasco breed Duroc chromosome 13, Sscrofa11.1, whole genome shotgun sequence genomic region:
- the ACKR4 gene encoding atypical chemokine receptor 4: MALEHNQSTDYYYEENEMNDTHDYSQYEVICIKEEVRKFAKVFLPAFFTVAFIIGLAGNSIVVAIYAYYKKQRTKTDVYILNLAVADLLLLFTLPFWAVNAVHGWVLGKIMCKVTSALYTVNFVSGMQFLACISIDRYWAVTKGPSQPGVGKLCLLICFCVWMAAILLSIPQLVFYTVNHKARCVPIFPYQLGTSMKALIQMLEICIGFIIPFLIMGVCYFITARTLIKMPNIKKSRPLKVLLTVVLVFIVTQLPYNIVKLCQAIDIIYSLITDCDMSKRMDVAIQITESIALFHSCLNPVLYVFMGASFKNYIMKVAKKYGSWRRQRQNVEEIPFDSEDVTEPTSTFSI; encoded by the coding sequence ATGGCTTTGGAACACAACCAGTCAACAGATTACTATtatgaggaaaatgaaatgaatgatacCCATGACTATAGTCAATATGAAGTGATCTGCATAAAAGAAGAGGTCAGAAAATTTGCCAAAGTTTTCCTGCCTGCCTTCTTCACAGTAGCTTTCATCATTGGACTTGCAGGCAATTCCATAGTAGTGGCCATTTATGCCTATTACAAAAAGCAGAGAACCAAAACCGATGTGTACATCCTGAATTTGGCAGTGGCAGATTTACTCCTTCTATTCACTCTGCCCTTCTGGGCAGTTAATGCAGTTCATGGGTGGGTTTTAGGGAAAATCATGTGCAAAGTCACTTCAGCCTTGTACACAGTCAACTTTGTCTCTGGAATGCAGTTTTTGGCTTGTATCAGCATAGACAGATACTGGGCAGTAACGAAAGGCCCCAGTCAACCAGGAGTGGGAAAACTGTGCCTGCTCATCTGTTTCTGTGTCTGGATGGCTGCCATCTTGCTGAGTATACCTCAGCTGGTTTTTTACACAGTCAATCACAAAGCGAGGTGTGTACCCATCTTTCCATACCAGCTAGGAACATCCATGAAAGCACTGATTCAAATGCTGGAAATCTGCATTGGGTTTATAATACCCTTTCTTATTATGGGAGTGTGCTACTTCATCACAGCAAGGACTCTCATCAAGAtgccaaacattaaaaaatctcGGCCCCTCAAAGTTCTGCTCACAGTGGTCCTAGTTTTCATTGTCACTCAGCTGCCTTATAACATTGTCAAGCTCTGCCAAGCCATAGACATCATCTACTCCCTGATCACTGACTGTGACATGAGCAAACGCATGGATGTTGCCATCCAAATTACAGAGAGCATCGCACTCTTTCACAGCTGCCTCAACCCGGTCCTGTATGTTTTCATGGGAGCctcttttaaaaactacattatGAAAGTGGCCAAGAAATATGGGTCCTggagaagacaaagacaaaatgtgGAGGAGATTCCTTTCGATTCTGAAGATGTTACAGAACCAACGAGCACTTTcagcatttaa